A genomic region of Microthrixaceae bacterium contains the following coding sequences:
- a CDS encoding chloride channel protein: MVAQSGRARSGSQPSDRRRPAAILSRSGIALAGGTIGGLAGAAVAAGLTDAVKSLLAVVSRQDNWVLVAAPTLGLALTVVLLQVIAHGTATQHLEAEPTSRRVRFRPWLSFPFDLARADLTADVVTASGKEERFPWRLAPIRAAAIITSVGMGAPLGTEAPAAHLGVAAGAALGSRPWARRIARPAGLGGGAAGVAALMGLPLVGLVFMLELGRRKQTPITFERVLAAGAGATVGWLFNLAFKLDFIRLAVPHVAPGDIGDALATAIVVGATAGAVTGITGVAIYAVRGWNPGPWIKFLTGAPVLVVAAVLLMNLAAPTAAVGPGGGAVVWADQTTSNGTTLLLVVLLRAVATVAAITAGGCGGVFVPFLALGDLTGRALVPLIGGSSDLAGAAGAAGGIAGGYRLRFTAIAMVIGVGGPYSATLTCIATVGVAAAAGVAVVWALDRIAIRSK; encoded by the coding sequence GTGGTCGCCCAATCCGGCCGGGCTCGATCCGGCTCACAACCATCTGATCGTCGGCGACCCGCCGCAATCCTGAGCCGGTCTGGAATCGCCCTCGCCGGCGGAACCATCGGGGGTCTAGCCGGAGCCGCGGTCGCCGCAGGGCTGACCGATGCGGTCAAGAGCCTTCTCGCCGTGGTGTCTCGACAGGACAACTGGGTGCTGGTCGCCGCCCCGACGTTGGGGCTTGCGCTGACCGTCGTACTCCTGCAGGTGATCGCCCACGGCACCGCCACCCAACACCTCGAAGCGGAACCCACTTCCCGTCGGGTCCGATTTCGGCCATGGCTGTCGTTTCCCTTCGACCTCGCACGCGCCGACCTCACCGCCGATGTGGTCACCGCCTCGGGCAAGGAGGAACGGTTCCCTTGGCGCCTGGCACCGATTCGCGCTGCAGCGATCATCACGTCGGTCGGTATGGGCGCGCCGCTGGGGACCGAGGCACCGGCCGCACACCTCGGCGTCGCGGCCGGTGCGGCCCTCGGTTCGCGACCGTGGGCACGACGCATCGCGCGTCCGGCCGGCCTGGGTGGAGGGGCGGCCGGCGTTGCCGCACTGATGGGGCTGCCACTCGTCGGCCTGGTGTTCATGCTCGAACTTGGTCGCCGCAAACAGACCCCGATCACGTTCGAACGCGTGCTCGCGGCCGGCGCCGGAGCCACGGTCGGATGGCTGTTCAACCTCGCGTTCAAACTCGATTTCATCCGCCTGGCGGTCCCACATGTTGCACCCGGCGACATCGGTGACGCCCTCGCCACCGCGATCGTCGTCGGGGCCACCGCCGGGGCCGTGACCGGGATCACCGGGGTGGCGATCTATGCCGTCCGCGGCTGGAATCCCGGCCCCTGGATCAAGTTCCTGACGGGCGCTCCGGTACTCGTCGTCGCGGCGGTTCTCCTCATGAACCTCGCCGCACCGACGGCGGCGGTGGGACCGGGTGGAGGTGCCGTGGTTTGGGCCGACCAGACAACCTCGAACGGCACGACACTGCTGTTGGTCGTGCTCCTGCGGGCGGTCGCCACCGTCGCTGCGATCACCGCCGGCGGCTGCGGCGGTGTGTTCGTTCCATTCCTCGCGTTGGGCGACCTCACCGGTCGCGCACTGGTGCCGCTCATCGGAGGGTCCTCGGACCTCGCCGGTGCCGCCGGTGCCGCCGGGGGGATCGCCGGGGGGTACCGCCTGCGATTCACCGCGATCGCGATGGTGATCGGGGTTGGTGGACCGTATTCGGCCACGCTGACCTGCATCGCAACCGTCGGTGTGGCTGCGGCAGCTGGCGTCGCGGTGGTGTGGGCGCTCGACCGCATCGCGATCCGGTCGAAGTGA
- a CDS encoding LuxR C-terminal-related transcriptional regulator — protein MTDCAADRATAWTGRGALPRPAVDRAVDGSAPFVALVGPAGFGKTVALNAIAQRHDGLAVVSARVGRAALGEALQGGIDRGLVLLDDAHLLEPERSCDLVRLVERVVAQGGRLVLASRTTPPLPLRRWQVEGTAEVVSASGLAFDHATLSGLFEVDVVEIDRIMGATHGWPSAVALLAQRMNEMPFEAALRVMHPQHVSYVAEEVLGVLDDDERDLLRTLAVLDHLDGEVVGRVLGDRRGLKVLWDIADRTQLFESVSPGQLGWRGDVRAALMHELLIERPESVCGLHLTAAEALGMQRRHVAARLRHLIQAEAWDLGLDLLVAHWREMLDPDQFDVLADAAAEMPPDTVASDPVLQLGTGAVLLVAGHTATAKLYFDEATAHGGPEVAATVAALLAHGTWWSTPPSHALDHLDEVARFFDGEAHRELLSIPGFEAITAGRSILPVSRARALALVDDVGQANEQLRFLDSVTASDPVASSVSAWATRAWVAALAGELADAATACTMAFSLARDGGWLGNAGLAPAHLARALIVSRSGTSVDTWHDLASAAELALRVKAWGLLRTTRAVAAMCGHLGRPLLESEPEVVVPVPLADRIIAAWQAVGAQRSGDHRTAASLLAVTAPSEMALCQWVEASVAVHGVAHTAGLVSAIAPPQTPAAGVDRLLVDASLTTDPVLRAELIRDAAELGRSHGLYGLLRNYPGAVLDLIESTRDEGYLERVLTHDTAGVAVVPDVALSERELQILRFLDGPLSINEVGAQVYLSGHTVKWYISRIYRKLHVHSRSEAVERARTLGLFDTAR, from the coding sequence ATGACCGATTGTGCAGCCGATCGTGCGACGGCCTGGACCGGACGAGGTGCGCTGCCTCGACCTGCGGTCGACCGCGCCGTCGACGGATCGGCGCCGTTCGTGGCCCTCGTCGGTCCCGCAGGGTTCGGCAAGACCGTTGCGCTGAACGCGATCGCGCAACGACACGACGGGTTGGCCGTCGTCAGCGCTCGCGTCGGACGAGCAGCACTCGGTGAGGCGCTGCAGGGCGGCATCGACCGAGGTCTGGTCCTGCTCGACGACGCACACCTGTTGGAACCCGAGCGGTCGTGTGACTTGGTCCGCCTCGTCGAACGGGTCGTCGCCCAAGGTGGCCGGCTGGTGCTCGCGTCGCGAACGACGCCGCCACTGCCGCTGCGTCGGTGGCAGGTCGAGGGCACCGCAGAGGTGGTGTCCGCATCCGGGCTGGCATTCGACCACGCGACCCTCTCCGGCCTGTTCGAGGTCGACGTCGTCGAGATCGATCGGATCATGGGAGCGACACACGGTTGGCCCTCCGCTGTCGCCCTGCTCGCCCAACGCATGAACGAGATGCCCTTCGAGGCGGCGCTGCGGGTGATGCATCCACAGCACGTGTCCTACGTGGCCGAGGAGGTGCTCGGCGTGCTCGACGACGACGAACGCGACCTGCTGAGGACGCTCGCCGTCCTCGACCACCTGGACGGAGAGGTGGTGGGCCGAGTACTCGGCGACCGCCGCGGGCTCAAGGTGTTGTGGGATATCGCCGATCGTACGCAGCTGTTCGAGTCGGTGTCGCCCGGACAATTGGGATGGCGCGGCGATGTCCGCGCGGCGCTGATGCACGAGCTGCTCATCGAACGCCCGGAGTCGGTTTGCGGACTTCACCTCACCGCTGCCGAAGCGCTCGGCATGCAACGCCGACACGTAGCGGCCCGGTTGCGGCACCTCATTCAGGCCGAGGCATGGGACCTCGGGTTGGACCTACTGGTCGCCCACTGGCGGGAGATGTTGGACCCCGACCAGTTCGACGTTCTTGCCGACGCGGCCGCGGAGATGCCGCCCGACACCGTCGCGTCGGACCCCGTCCTTCAGCTCGGCACCGGCGCGGTGCTCCTCGTGGCGGGCCATACCGCGACCGCCAAGCTCTACTTCGACGAGGCGACCGCTCATGGCGGCCCCGAAGTCGCGGCCACCGTGGCAGCGTTGCTCGCCCACGGCACCTGGTGGTCGACGCCTCCGAGCCATGCGCTCGACCACCTCGACGAGGTGGCGCGGTTCTTCGACGGCGAGGCGCACCGGGAGTTGCTCAGCATTCCTGGATTCGAGGCCATCACCGCCGGACGCTCGATCCTGCCGGTGTCGCGTGCCCGCGCCCTGGCGTTGGTCGATGACGTCGGGCAGGCCAACGAACAGCTTCGCTTCCTCGACTCCGTGACCGCATCGGATCCCGTCGCGTCGTCGGTGAGCGCGTGGGCCACCAGGGCCTGGGTCGCGGCCCTCGCTGGGGAGTTGGCCGATGCCGCCACGGCGTGCACGATGGCCTTTTCATTGGCTCGCGATGGAGGGTGGTTGGGAAACGCCGGGCTCGCGCCTGCCCATCTCGCGCGGGCACTCATCGTGTCGCGTTCCGGTACGTCTGTCGACACCTGGCACGATCTCGCCAGCGCGGCGGAATTGGCGCTTCGCGTCAAGGCCTGGGGCCTCCTGCGCACGACCCGCGCCGTCGCTGCGATGTGCGGTCACCTCGGACGTCCGCTCCTGGAGTCGGAACCCGAGGTTGTGGTCCCCGTTCCGCTAGCCGACCGGATCATCGCCGCATGGCAGGCGGTCGGTGCTCAGCGCAGCGGCGACCACAGGACTGCCGCCTCGCTCCTGGCCGTCACAGCCCCCAGCGAGATGGCGCTGTGCCAATGGGTCGAGGCCTCCGTCGCCGTGCACGGCGTCGCCCACACCGCGGGGCTCGTTTCCGCCATTGCCCCGCCCCAAACGCCTGCGGCCGGCGTCGATCGACTCCTTGTCGACGCGTCGCTCACCACCGACCCGGTGCTGCGCGCCGAACTGATCCGGGACGCAGCGGAGTTGGGCCGGTCGCACGGGTTGTACGGTTTGTTGCGCAACTATCCGGGAGCGGTTCTCGACCTGATCGAATCGACGAGGGACGAGGGGTATCTCGAACGGGTGCTCACGCACGACACCGCAGGAGTCGCTGTCGTTCCCGACGTGGCACTGTCGGAGCGCGAACTGCAGATCCTGAGATTTCTCGATGGGCCGCTGTCGATCAACGAGGTCGGTGCGCAGGTGTACCTGTCCGGTCACACGGTGAAGTGGTACATCAGCCGCATCTATCGAAAGCTGCACGTTCACAGTCGGAGCGAGGCGGTCGAACGCGCGAGGACCCTCGGGCTTTTCGACACCGCGCGTTAG
- a CDS encoding DUF779 domain-containing protein: protein MSTARVEATGEALELIGRLTAINGPLMFHQSGGCCDGSSPMCFPLGEFRVGDSDVLLGEVGGAPFYMSAEQFEYWKHTHLTLDVVAGRGGGFSLEAPEGVRFLIRSRLFTDAEEADLAAVSTGASTPDSG from the coding sequence ATGTCCACGGCGAGGGTTGAGGCGACCGGCGAGGCACTGGAACTCATCGGTCGCCTCACCGCCATCAACGGACCGCTCATGTTTCACCAGTCGGGCGGATGCTGCGACGGCAGCAGCCCGATGTGTTTCCCCCTCGGCGAGTTCCGTGTCGGCGATTCCGACGTGTTGTTGGGCGAGGTGGGCGGCGCGCCGTTCTACATGAGCGCCGAGCAGTTCGAATACTGGAAACACACCCACCTCACCCTCGACGTCGTGGCTGGCCGCGGCGGCGGGTTCTCGCTCGAGGCGCCCGAAGGGGTGCGATTCCTGATCAGGTCACGGCTGTTCACCGACGCCGAGGAGGCCGACCTGGCAGCGGTATCGACCGGAGCGTCGACGCCGGATTCCGGCTGA
- a CDS encoding aldehyde dehydrogenase family protein, whose product MAFPQPGGEASPIKLKSRYEHYIGGAWVPPANGLYFENPSPVDGKVFCEVARGTAADVEAALDAAHGARATWGATSPAERSAALLAIAQKMEDHLEELAVVETWENGKPVRETLAADLPLAIDHFRYFAGVLRAEEGGISQLDDTTVAYHFKEPLGVVAQIIPWNFPILMATWKLAPALAAGNCVVLKPAEQTPMSILHLVELIGDLLPPGVLNVVNGFGVEAGKPLASSPRVAKVAFTGETTTGRLIMQYASENLNPVTLELGGKSPNIFMADVMNADDAFFDKALEGFTMFALNQGEVCTCPSRALIQESIYDAFMERALERVKAIVAGDPLDPATMIGAQASNDQLEKILSYLDIGRAEGAEVLIGGHQREVAGHEGGYYVEPTIFKGHNGMRIFQEEIFGPVLAVTTFSDEAEALSIANDTLYGLGAGVWTRDMNTAYRLGRGIQAGRVWTNCYHLYPAHAAFGGYKSSGIGRENHRMMLDHYQQTKNLLVSYSPDKLGFF is encoded by the coding sequence ATGGCGTTTCCACAGCCCGGGGGCGAAGCAAGCCCAATCAAGCTCAAGAGCCGTTATGAGCACTACATCGGCGGAGCGTGGGTTCCTCCGGCGAACGGCTTGTACTTCGAGAACCCGTCGCCGGTCGACGGCAAGGTCTTCTGCGAGGTAGCTCGGGGCACCGCTGCCGACGTCGAGGCGGCACTGGATGCCGCTCACGGCGCACGGGCGACGTGGGGTGCGACCAGTCCGGCTGAACGTTCCGCAGCGTTGTTGGCCATCGCCCAGAAGATGGAGGACCATCTCGAGGAACTCGCCGTCGTCGAGACCTGGGAAAACGGCAAGCCGGTTCGAGAGACCCTTGCCGCCGACCTGCCGCTCGCCATCGACCATTTCCGCTATTTCGCCGGGGTGCTGCGCGCCGAGGAGGGCGGCATCTCCCAACTCGACGACACCACGGTCGCCTACCACTTCAAGGAACCGCTCGGCGTGGTCGCACAGATCATCCCGTGGAACTTCCCGATCCTCATGGCCACCTGGAAGCTGGCGCCGGCGCTCGCAGCCGGAAATTGTGTGGTGCTGAAGCCGGCCGAGCAGACGCCGATGTCGATCCTGCATCTCGTCGAGTTGATCGGCGATCTGTTGCCCCCCGGCGTCCTCAACGTCGTCAACGGCTTCGGCGTCGAGGCCGGCAAGCCACTGGCGTCGAGCCCGCGGGTGGCGAAGGTCGCATTCACCGGCGAAACGACGACCGGACGGCTCATCATGCAGTACGCGTCAGAGAACCTGAACCCGGTGACCCTCGAACTCGGCGGCAAGTCGCCCAACATCTTCATGGCCGACGTGATGAACGCCGATGACGCGTTCTTCGACAAGGCCCTCGAGGGCTTCACGATGTTCGCCCTCAACCAGGGCGAGGTGTGCACCTGCCCGTCGCGAGCGCTCATTCAGGAGTCGATCTACGACGCCTTCATGGAGCGGGCACTCGAGCGGGTGAAGGCGATCGTCGCTGGTGATCCGCTCGACCCGGCGACGATGATCGGAGCGCAGGCGAGCAATGATCAGCTCGAAAAGATCCTGAGCTACCTCGACATCGGCCGCGCCGAAGGCGCCGAGGTCCTCATCGGAGGCCACCAGCGCGAGGTCGCTGGCCACGAGGGCGGCTACTACGTCGAACCCACCATCTTCAAGGGTCACAACGGGATGCGCATCTTCCAGGAGGAGATCTTCGGTCCGGTGCTCGCGGTGACCACCTTCAGCGATGAGGCCGAGGCGTTGAGCATCGCTAACGACACGCTCTATGGCCTCGGTGCCGGCGTGTGGACCCGCGATATGAACACCGCCTACCGGCTCGGCCGCGGCATTCAAGCGGGCCGCGTTTGGACGAACTGCTATCACCTGTATCCGGCCCACGCCGCGTTCGGTGGCTACAAGTCGTCGGGGATCGGCCGGGAGAACCACCGGATGATGCTCGACCACTACCAGCAGACCAAGAACCTCCTGGTCAGCTACAGCCCCGACAAGCTCGGGTTCTTCTGA
- a CDS encoding wax ester/triacylglycerol synthase family O-acyltransferase yields MERLSASDAAFLYMENRVVHMHVTGVLVLDPSTVPGGFTFDGFRTHVLNRLQQIPVFHQRLLRSPFGLDHPVWADDPDFNPTDHMRQVDLGGTATTSDLQAWVGEFATARLDYSKPLWEMVVVEGFADGSVALVTKIHHVAVDGASGTDIMAQIVDLEALPPDTEELDLDAPTRLPNQAQLFVGAVASRVTSPLRGVRAFGRSLSSIGNVVREVTARGDDRHSMARPFDAPRTFFNRSLSVRRSVSFGAAPLDDLKFVKSTFETTVNDVVLAACTQALRAYLADHGEHLSRPLVASVPVSVRGKASDSAAANQVSNMFVRLPVHLDDPTEQLRAVNDDTSNAKAVHEVLSADIIGDVTEITPPAMFRFASRMYSSAGLADRLAPIHNLVVSNVPGPPLPLYVAGARLRGAYPFGPLIEGSALNITVLSNMGNLDIGVIACPDVAPDIDGLVAGIIEGIEVLRAAAESEVARSAPPTRRTSPPRRAARGDASR; encoded by the coding sequence GTGGAACGACTCTCGGCCTCTGACGCTGCCTTCTTGTATATGGAGAACCGCGTCGTGCACATGCACGTCACGGGCGTCTTGGTGCTCGACCCGTCGACGGTTCCTGGCGGATTCACCTTCGACGGATTCCGAACCCACGTCCTCAACCGGCTCCAGCAGATACCGGTCTTTCACCAACGTCTGCTCAGGTCACCGTTCGGGCTCGACCATCCGGTGTGGGCCGACGATCCCGACTTCAATCCCACCGACCACATGCGACAGGTCGACCTCGGGGGAACGGCGACCACCAGCGACCTCCAGGCGTGGGTCGGCGAGTTCGCAACGGCGCGACTCGATTACTCCAAGCCGCTGTGGGAAATGGTCGTGGTCGAAGGGTTCGCCGACGGCTCGGTCGCGCTCGTCACCAAGATTCACCACGTCGCCGTCGACGGCGCTTCGGGAACCGACATCATGGCCCAGATCGTCGATCTCGAAGCGCTGCCACCCGACACGGAGGAACTCGATCTCGACGCACCTACACGCCTGCCCAACCAGGCGCAGCTGTTCGTCGGCGCGGTGGCGTCGAGGGTGACGAGTCCGCTCCGCGGGGTCCGAGCGTTCGGACGATCGCTGAGTTCCATCGGAAACGTCGTGCGCGAGGTCACCGCACGCGGAGACGACCGCCATTCCATGGCCCGTCCGTTCGACGCTCCACGAACCTTCTTCAACCGCTCGTTGAGCGTTCGGCGATCCGTCTCCTTCGGTGCGGCGCCCCTCGACGACCTCAAGTTCGTGAAGTCGACGTTCGAGACCACCGTGAACGATGTGGTGCTCGCTGCGTGCACCCAGGCACTCCGGGCATATCTGGCCGACCATGGCGAGCATCTGAGCCGACCTCTTGTCGCCAGCGTGCCGGTCTCGGTGCGGGGAAAGGCCTCCGACAGCGCCGCCGCCAACCAGGTGTCGAACATGTTCGTGCGGCTTCCGGTGCATCTCGATGACCCCACCGAACAACTCCGGGCCGTCAACGACGACACGAGCAACGCCAAGGCGGTTCACGAGGTGCTGAGCGCCGACATCATCGGCGACGTCACCGAGATCACGCCTCCGGCGATGTTCCGTTTCGCCAGTCGCATGTACAGTTCGGCCGGGCTCGCTGATCGCCTTGCCCCGATCCATAATCTCGTCGTGTCGAACGTGCCCGGACCGCCACTTCCGCTCTATGTTGCCGGGGCTCGGTTGCGCGGTGCCTACCCGTTCGGTCCCCTGATCGAGGGTTCCGCGTTGAACATCACGGTGCTGTCCAACATGGGCAACCTGGATATCGGGGTGATCGCATGCCCCGATGTCGCGCCGGACATCGACGGTCTGGTTGCGGGCATCATCGAGGGGATCGAAGTGCTCAGGGCGGCGGCCGAATCGGAGGTTGCCCGCTCGGCCCCGCCGACTCGAAGGACCTCTCCACCCCGTCGCGCCGCCCGCGGTGACGCATCTCGTTGA